The following nucleotide sequence is from Amia ocellicauda isolate fAmiCal2 chromosome 2, fAmiCal2.hap1, whole genome shotgun sequence.
ACACAGAGAAAAAGGTAGACTGTCCTACCAGAGTGAAGACCAAAGCCCCCAGCCCTGCGTAGGCGGTCTGTAGCCATGGGATCTGCAAGACACAGTGGTCACAGGCCCTTTCACCACTGTCACCAACGTCAACATCCTGTCACCGCCGTCTCCAGTGGCGTCGCCGCTAACCACGTCGAGACGGCGCAGGGCAGGGTCTACACACATCGCATCGGCGTGCTGGCACTCGGGCAACCCTGTCATTGGACATGGCAGTGACCGGTGTCCGTGCTCCAACTCTGGCCTTGATTATTTCACCTGCATCTCTTCTAATTGAGCCTCTCAGCATGGATACATTTCTGGACGTATTTAACCCCTTTCTctaggcgtgtgtgtgtgtgtgtgcgtcaaaGAGAGGCAGGGGAGCACCACGCTGGGGAAGGGGCTGGCAGCAGTGGTGGCAGCGGTTTCTGTGGTTACTCACGTATCCGAAGGGCGCGGTGAAGATGAGGAGGAGGCCGGTGAGGAGCAGCACCATCATGAGCGAGAACATCAGGCCGTGACACGACGTGAAGTCAAActgcagagacacacgcacacactcactcgcCTGCACGGCTGACTgatacacacacgcatgcacgcacacacactcacacggctgactgatacacacacgcatgcacgcacacacactcacacggcTGACTGATAcatacacgcatgcacacacacacacgcacattcaCTTTCCTGCATGGCTGACTGGtggtacacacactcacactaacacTCACACATACCCTTACTCGCCAGCACAGCTAactgttacacacacagactcacaggccTGACAGCTGACACACTGCTGCCAGACCTACAGACAGACAAAGAGATAGGCCCACTGCAGACAGACTGACTCTGAGGCGTAGGAATGacgaacacaaacacacacgctttgctgcactttCCCAGGGTTTTACTTTAGTTCACTACAGGACACTTTACCAAGAGGGTCCCTTACCTTGGTCTGGAAGCAGAAGAGAGTGACGGCCAGGCACACCATGGCAGTGATGCCAATGCACAGCATCACCACTTTAGTGTTGTGGTAGCTGTGGAGACACAAGCCCAGAGACACATTACAAACTTGGAGCCACAACCACATACATAGACAGTCCCTGATGCCAAGATCTGAGCACAAGAGTTCATCACAATCTCTGTgtctctttattttcttttaattgagAATACTACTCCCCACCAactgacacatacacatacacacacacacacacacatccttccACACGCATGCACACCAAGCCATCTCACATGGTCCTGCTATTAGtgactcacacgcacacacacacacacagcccatcTTACCTTGCAAGCATTCCTGCCATATAAGACATCGCCAAAGTCTGGGAGAAGAgcaaaaaaagagaaagtcgCTGTCATAGAAACCTCagcatttctctttctttctgtccgTCCTGGGGGTGGACCCGAGTCACAGACAGATTCTTTTTTTGTGGATTTATTTAATGGAATATTTCCTCCTTCCAATTTTCAGAATCATCATTTCACACAAATTTCACATAAGAATTATTGCCTATGAAATGATTCTGCCCTTTCTCTCCTGTACAGGCTTAATTCCAATCTGAGATTTTTTAGAACCGAAGACACAGATCACAAAACTAAGACATACTTTTGGAGACGCATGGAAAACAATATTGCATACCCTATATGGCAACTCTTAAGTATGACAGACTCTGTAACACAGGCCAGGTCTGGCCACCTCTGGCCTCGGAGAGTCAAAGTGTCCTCTGTTCTGTCTATTAACTACTTAATTGATTCAATTATTGGGCTTAACTACTAAAAATTACCATGTGTCCAAGGCTTTTACTGACTGATGATATAGAGACAAATATCCTGCGGACTGTGGCTCTCCAGAAACAGAGATACATAGATATAGACTACAAACACTGGATATGTATATagcactgtatacacacacacacactttatctATGTGGCCCTAGCAGGGCCCCCTCTACTGGTATACTTACAAAGATGCCCAAGAGGATGAGGTTGGTGGGGTACCGCCGTCTGCAAAGAGAACCAAATATTAGCTGGGATCAAACACGGCCCCCCATGACTGCTGCTTCCGACTCTGGCGCAGTGACACTCAGACTGAGCCTCAGGGGCCCTGTGCAGCCCATGGATTCACGCACTGAGGCTTCTTGGGACAATACTAATCTGTATTTCAGGGGCCTGATGtctgatctgtatttctgtccCCTGAGGCCTGATCTGTATTTCTGGCCTCTGAGGTCTGAGGGTCAGTGCCATGATGTCTTCTGCTCCACATGCCAACCAAGCTCTCGGCAAAGTCATTAAACCTTTCgcttgctttgtatttttagacttcttcttttcaaatgtttaaaattcTATTTCAGTTCTAAAAAAGGGCATATTTTCACGTTCGCCCTTGATCTGTAGAGGGAACCTGAACCGTGAAACTGTTTGAAGAGCTGAAAAAGAATCTCAAAGACCTGTGGGAAACAATATTAGTTACTCAACAGGTTCAGTGACATAAATGGACAGGGCAGCTCTCCAGGTTTTGGTCGGCCCCCGTGTCACTGCACTCTATACATCCACAGCGCAACACCACCTTCTTCTGCAAATGTTCACTCATTGCATGTCTTTCAGGTAATTTTAATATCTCAGTCATAAAAGAAAAACTGCCGTTGGTGTCGCCTGTCATGTGCGGGAGGCGCGATTACTGTTTTGTGTAACAGCCGTACCCCATCACACACCCTGCCAGAGGGGTGTGTAATTCCACAGCTTTGCGTCAATATCCCACATGCCACCCCGACCCAGTAACTGCAGCTCTAATTTCTCAATAATAATATCCCTTGAAAACAAAGCAATTACACGTCAGCAGCTATGCTGTATTCTCTTAACTCCCTTAATCAAATTTTCCACCGGTGCCAAATATTCAGCACCGAACTACACATCACCTACAGAGGGACTCAGGAACTGCCTCATAGTGCCAGCAGGGGCAGCTGCTGTACAACAAAGAGTCCCAAGTCCCTGTCCTCCTGGTGGTCTGCAGGTTTGTGTTGCATTAATGGAAATCATGCCAGGTAAATGACTTAGTTCACTACCCGAGAGCTGAAAAGCCTAAGACACTGAGATATGCTCCAGGGTTTGGAAGCACTGCTTTACAAGAATTGTACATCTTGTTATGGGGGGACCTAGTGTTCAGTGTTTTACTCTATGAGAAGGACTCGTAGTGAATGAGCTCATCTGTGTGACGTTACCCTCTCTGGTGCTCAAACCCCACAGTCTTGCTGGGGTTTGTAAGTTCAGGGGGGCTGTGAGAGTCAGGCACCCGGAGGTGTGTCTGAGAAACATTTCTGGATAAGGCTTTGATCAACGTGTTACACGACTATACATATCATAGTCAGGACACTCTCTTGTGTTTATGATGTCACATTTGCATTTTCAGCCCTGGGCAGCAGATTAAAGGACATTATATAGAAATGTGGAAAGTCTGCTAGAACATTGCGTTCTTAATCTTGGCAAGATTTGAGCGTGCCTACCTCATGCATACTTCTCTGTGCACACAAGGCTCTGTCAAACATAGAAATGCTACCTAGAAAAACAGCTTCACACGTGAAGCTATGTAACACAGCAAGTGTTGTTGGGCCAGATTGTGCGGTGAATATTCATGTCcagcaaaattaattaattacaatttgACACGGTATTATGACAAATGAGTTTGACGATAGCTGCGTGAGGCGGTGCGCACGTGTTAGACGACAGTCCAAGATTCCACTTTAAGGTTTCACTATTGCTCCCTGGGAGACCACGGGCTACTCCACAAAATGAGCTTTCTTCTTCTTGAAACAAGGGCACAAGCAGAGTATGGTAGTGTGTCAGGGTGGTACGACCTCGCCTGCTACTACGTGTGGTGTAATAGGGCAAACCGTATGTAATTAGTCCTGTTGGGGACTGGTTCCTTTTGCATAGTGGCGTAGGAATATGCCGTAGGCAACAGGAGTGCCTGGACACTGTGCTTGTGATTGTGGGAGGGTCCCTGCTCAATTGAGCCCCTATCATGCTTGTATTATGTTAGGTGATTGGTTAATTGGGTTTAGTCACGTAGGGTGAACGAGCAGGGATAGGTGTATTACCGGCAGGGGGGTTGGACCCATAAGCAGACTGGCCATCgggcaattctggcaaatgccagaagggccggtccattttttatattttatatttataacacCAACAAAAGAATGATCTTTAAGCCTTGACACAACTGAGACATGGATTGTGTAGATGGGCCATTCAGAGGGTAAATGGACAAGACAAAAGATTTAAGTGCCTGTGAATGGGGTGTGGTAGTAGGTTCCACTTTCATAACTGCAACACGTTGGTTTGTGGGAATTTATTTTCCTGTGAGTCTGTGCTGACTTCCCACTACTGGAGCCCAAAGACtggctatgtttctttctgtgGTAAAACTTTCAATCTGAGTACAATATGCAACATGGTTTATTGTAATGCAATGTCTGATTCGTATGTCTTGGTGCAGCAAGTGGGAAGAACTCTTCCACAAGTTCCACTGAAACCTGCATCTGACACAGTGTCCTGTGTTATTGAACCTCTGCCTGGAGGGGGGACTCCATCGGGCCATGCGTTGCTCTCCAGGTGAGTGTGTCCGCTGTGCCCTCATCCATGCCCGTGATGAAATTGACTGTCATGGTTCGTGAACCAATTGGAACTGTTTCAGATTGACCATATTATGGGCCAATGCTCTGACCGTGGCTATTCGTTTAGAGAAGAGCACTGGAATGGACACAGATTGGTTTGAAACTGAActcccccacacccccacaTACAATGTACAGCATCTCACCTGGCGCTCGTGCTGCACACCAGCACGAGGTATGTCCCCATGAAGGCGATGCTGAAAAAAACAAAGGGTGAGAAACGTGCAAAAATTACTTAACTGACAAAACCAGGCAAACCTGAAGCTGACTGACACATCATATATATGCTGATGATAGCTCTGCTGATGATGGTCATTACATAACTAGAGGGATTGGCTGGAGTGTGCAGATCTACTGTCTGTGTTGGGTGTTTCAATATCAACCCCACCCTGGTGCTGTCCTTCAAAGACAGTTCTTAGAAATCCACAACTTTCCAATGCAGTTTTTCAGAGGCTGAACTTGTGCCATCACTCTCGGATGTTTCCGAGGTACTGTTTTACATTCCTTGGCACCAAAACACCACAGATTTGTCAACAAAATATGActgattattatttctttcttggcagatgACCTTACCCAAGGTGACTTTCACAAGCATACATCATTGATTTGCAATCATCACTGTGCTGTCACGGAAGCTTATCTAAGGGCAGTATCTTCACACCAGGTGAAAACTTCAGAAGAATTTCCTACTGTCTTAAAACTAAGAGTCCTAATTGCGCCAGATTTCTGCGTCAGAAACATTATTTCCTATTTACCGAAAGCAGGAACCAACTGTCTAAAATTGTATGACAACAAAAATACCAATCAGcccttttttctatttttaaacacCTGATTACATACTGACCTAAGATTACTTACTATGAGGCGAGATACAGGATGCGGTTGTACTGTACAAACTGCCGGACTTGTTCGCTGCAAGATAAGAGAGCACAGAATGATCAAAAGTCAATCTCGGTGTGATGTGTCGTCTATACTGCGGCGCTCTCTCCCCGGGGGGTGCGGCAGTggggcagggggtgggggggggtcggGCTTGGAAGGCAGATACAACTGAGGATgatgaataaaaaatgtaatgcaaggCCAGTGAACGAATGGTTGGAAGACCCGGAAAACAGAGTTCATgttaaaaaatgattaaatgaacaaacaaacaaaaacacttgtGACACAGTAAACTAAGCGCTGGGTTTATACTGCTGAATACTGCAGATTTTCATATCGGTCAACAGGCTCCAACAGTCAGAATGACATTGTCTCTCATTCTGAAAACCACCAACAccttgttttccttttgtgtctTTCAGTGAGAAAGATCAGCTCTTCGTGGCGTGGCACAGTGAAGTGTGCCTGAATGTCCTAGCAGTCGGGCGCAGGTGTCTGCAGGAGTATAAACCAGCACCAAACAAAGCACTTTAGTATTTCACGTCCCAGCTGTACCCTCTAAAGTTCAGCCAAGCTACACTGACTCAAGAGCCCCGGGGGGAAGGCGGGGTTCCTCACCAGAACGTGAACAGAGCCACAATGCCAAAGGTCACCATGAGCTGGACCATCAGAATGGTGAAGACCTGCGGAATGAAGACAACATGGCTGTCAAGAGCAAGTGcacaaacaagtgcacaaaTCAATGTAAACCTCAGAGAAGGTATATATACCCATGCATACTGGATTCTTtccaagaaaaatacaaataagactttgtatttttcttgtaCAGAAGCCAGAATGTgtgaccacttaacattgatttctgaacttggagtgttctcttaattttttccagagctgtatatgactTCTCTGAGgtttacattgacacacacacacagtatatatgcAGTGGGTTCCCCTACTCCACAACTCCAAAATATAGCTGTCTAACAGGAAAATAACAACCCAAGCTAAAAGATAAACAGGTTTCAAGGTCGACCTCCAGTTACTatctaaataatacatacattcttGTAATTTCCCACAAAGTTGGACTTTAACTGTTACCTTATTGTCCTGTACATTCAGTTTACATACATTTCTGTTGAATCCTAACTTTAAAGAAGTTGGTAATTCTACAAGATGATTTTCAACTCCATGACATCAAGAAAACCTTATCAATCCTCTACCCCTCCCTCCATCacactctcctctccctctccctcgctcgctcgctcccccTCACCTTGCGGATGAACATGCGGCGGATGTTCTTGTCCTCCCAGCCCTCCCCGCTGAGGCCATCGCAGCTCCCACTGGTGCTGGGGTCTGAGAACGGAGAGGACATGTCTGAAGCGTATGGGTTAGTGTAGCCAGggcctgagacacacagagagagaggtgttAATTCTGAGGCATAGAAGTTAGTGTAgccagagaaagggagagagaaagggagaaggaaagtaAGAGTTAATTCTAAGGAGTATGGGTTAGTTTATCCAGGGCCTGAGACAGAAAGGAaaagaggaagagaggaagacagagacagtcagatagagagagacatcTGAGTTTGGGGGTTTATGTATAAGAGGTTTTATGTTCAGCTCCAGAgaataaacaaaagaaaaagacaaacaaaacaaagacacaaacacaaataaaaacaatggtgCTTTCAGAGTTATACAGGGACCGCCGTTCAGCAGCCGGCCGGAGGAGGCGGGGCCCGATACTCACTGGGGCTGGGGTGCACGTAGGCCCAGCTGGGGTGGATGGGCACGGTGGGGGGTGGAAGCAGGGGTGGCTGGGTGGTGTAGGGAGGGGCCCGAAACCCCGGCTCCTTGTCCCCTGCCGTGGCCTCGGCGTAGCTGGGGGGGGCGGCTGGCAGGGTCATGGCGGTGCCGTCAGGTCCTGGTGTGGGATGATTGGAGCAGGAAGCTGGGGAGAACAGCAGCAGTGTCAGAGCAGCAGGGCGACAGACCCCCCATCACGACAACATGAGGTCCTTCTCGTCACTCCTGCACGTGTCagcctcccttctctctctccactcacACTCACCTAATCACCTCGTCTGATCGGACTGAAATAGGAGAGCTGTGATTTTATCAGGGCTCAGCTTGCAACGGGGCTCACGGTGCTCATGGGCCTGGCTATGGTGAAGCCACTCTCCCGGACTCTGTGCCCACGCCACCGCCACCCCCCGTGTCAGGTGTACTGTAGTGCAGTtaagtgtggtgtggtgtgtcgTGGTGTAGGGCT
It contains:
- the faim2a gene encoding protein lifeguard 2a isoform X2, with the protein product MSLGAVTHPPAAASCSNHPTPGPDGTAMTLPAAPPSYAEATAGDKEPGFRAPPYTTQPPLLPPPTVPIHPSWAYVHPSPNPSTSGSCDGLSGEGWEDKNIRRMFIRKVFTILMVQLMVTFGIVALFTFCEQVRQFVQYNRILYLASYIAFMGTYLVLVCSTSARRRYPTNLILLGIFTLAMSYMAGMLASYHNTKVVMLCIGITAMVCLAVTLFCFQTKFDFTSCHGLMFSLMMVLLLTGLLLIFTAPFGYIPWLQTAYAGLGALVFTLFLAFDVQLLMGNRRYSLSPEEHVFGALCLYMDIVYIFFFLLQLFGSRE
- the faim2a gene encoding protein lifeguard 2a isoform X1 codes for the protein MSLGAVTHPPAAASCSNHPTPGPDGTAMTLPAAPPSYAEATAGDKEPGFRAPPYTTQPPLLPPPTVPIHPSWAYVHPSPSPGYTNPYASDMSSPFSDPSTSGSCDGLSGEGWEDKNIRRMFIRKVFTILMVQLMVTFGIVALFTFCEQVRQFVQYNRILYLASYIAFMGTYLVLVCSTSARRRYPTNLILLGIFTLAMSYMAGMLASYHNTKVVMLCIGITAMVCLAVTLFCFQTKFDFTSCHGLMFSLMMVLLLTGLLLIFTAPFGYIPWLQTAYAGLGALVFTLFLAFDVQLLMGNRRYSLSPEEHVFGALCLYMDIVYIFFFLLQLFGSRE